A window of Vigna unguiculata cultivar IT97K-499-35 chromosome 4, ASM411807v1, whole genome shotgun sequence contains these coding sequences:
- the LOC114182030 gene encoding CASP-like protein 4D1, which produces MVSKPVANSMLFLRIVALAASAASVALLFTNKVKFDDGTKLRFQDFYSFRYEAVVGIIGGAYCILQLPFAIYYAVKQKRLIRNGFLPEFDFYGDKVICVLLGTGVGVGFGVCLEFKKFFDDIFDSVGTPKSDPTRKTYDKFFVRGIVASAILLVACLSMIIVSLISSINRNRSKGIFN; this is translated from the exons ATGGTGTCAAAACCTGTGGCCAACTCGATGCTTTTTCTGAGGATTGTTGCTCTTGCAGCCTCAGCTGCATCTGTAGCCTTACTGTTTACGAACAAAGTCAAATTTGATGATGGAACGAAGCTCAGATTTCAAGATTTCTATTCATTCAG GTATGAAGCAGTGGTTGGAATAATTGGTGGTGCATATTGTATACTGCAGCTACCATTTGCCATATATTATGCAGTAAAGCAGAAGAGGTTGATACGCAATGGATTCTTACCTGAATTTGATTTCTATGGAGACAAG GTAATTTGTGTTCTTCTGGGCACAGGAGTTGGTGTAGGGTTTGGAGTGTGTTTGGAATTTAAAAAGTTCTTTGATGACATATTTGACTCTGTGGGTACCCCAAAGAGTGACCCTACAAGGAAGACATATGACAAGTTTTTTGTTCGAGGGATTGTGGCTTCTGCTATTCTCCTTGTTGCATGTCTTTCTATGATCATTGTTTCTCTTATTTCCTCCATCAATCGAAATCGAAGCAAAGGCATTTTTAATtag
- the LOC114182032 gene encoding CASP-like protein 4D1 codes for MVTKSLANSMLALRIVALATSAATMALLVTDNYTFQNGAELKYQDFNSYSLVVAIAAISCAYCIVQLPFSIYYAMRQKRLINNGFLPEFDFYGDKVISLCLGVAIGSGFALSVELKKFIEDHVKASDDFKGTYNKILIRGFISSAFLLVTFFSMAFLSFISSNNRPRKQPNPY; via the exons ATGGTGACCAAAAGTTTGGCTAACTCAATGCTTGCGTTGAGGATAGTTGCTCTTGCAACTTCAGCTGCAACAATGGCCTTACTCGTTACTGACAACTACACATTTCAAAACGGTGCAGAGCTCAAATATCAAGATTTCAATTCAtacag CCTTGTGGTGGCTATTGCAGCAATTTCGTGTGCATATTGTATAGTGCAGCTTCCGTTTTCCATATACTATGCAATGAGACAGAAGAGGCTCATAAACAATGGATTCTTGCCAGAATTTGACTTCTATGGAGACAAG GTAATTAGTCTGTGTCTGGGCGTAGCCATTGGGAGTGGTTTTGCACTGTCTGTGGAATTAAAGAAGTTCATCGAGGATCATGTGAAAGCTTCGGATGATTTTAAGGGCACATACAACAAGATTTTGATTCGAGGATTCATTTCTTCTGCTTTTCTTCTCGTCACCTTCTTCTCCATGGCTTTCCTTTCATTCATTTCTTCCAACAATCGACCCAGAAAGCAACCCAACCCCTACTAA
- the LOC114182033 gene encoding CASP-like protein 4D1 has product MVTKSLANSILALRILALATSAVSMALLVTNDYTFQNGAELKYYDFSSYSFVVGIAAITFVYSVVQLPFAVYYAIKRKRVINNELLRKFDLYGDKVISLCLGVAIGSGFALSVELKEFIKDHVKKASDDFKGTYNKILIRGFISSAFLLVTFLSVVVLSFISSNN; this is encoded by the exons ATGGTGACCAAAAGTTTGGCTAACTCAATTCTTGCGTTGAGGATACTTGCTCTTGCAACTTCAGCTGTATCAATGGCCTTACTCGTTACTAACGACTACACATTTCAAAACGGTGCAGAGCTCAAATATTATGATTTCAGTTCATACAG CTTTGTGGTAGGTATTGCAGCAATTACGTTCGTATATAGTGTAGTGCAGCTTCCATTTGCCGTATACTATGCAATTAAACGGAAGAGGGTCATAAACAATGAACTCTTGCGAAAATTTGACCTATATGGAGACAAG GTAATTAGTCTGTGTCTGGGAGTAGCCATTGGGAGTGGTTTTGCACTGTCTGTGGAGTTAAAGGAGTTCATCAAGGATCATGTGAAGAAAGCTTCGGATGATTTTAAGGGCACATACAACAAGATTTTGATTCGAGGATTCATTTCTTCTGCTTTTCTTCTCGTCACCTTCCTCTCCGTGGTTGTTCTTTCATTCATTTCCTCCAACAATTGA
- the LOC114181939 gene encoding methylecgonone reductase-like translates to MEAKTIPEVVLNSGHKIPNLGFGTGTVPLPPPDVLIPAFIEAIKVGYRHFDTAAYYGSEGPLGEAIAQALDQGLIKNRSELFITTKLWCTEAHPGLVLPALKSSLQTLGLEYVDLYLIHFPVRLRQGSKGINYAKGDILPLDMKGTWEDMEQCSKLGLAKSIGLSNFGVKKISQILENAVIPPALVQVEMNAAWKQENLRKFCKERGIHVTAWSPLGANGAVWGSLAVMDSPILKDIALKSGKSVAQVALRWIIEEGATPIVKSFNSERMRKNLQIFDWELSESDSEKIKQIPQHRGFNGERFVTEFSHFKTFEDLWE, encoded by the exons ATGGAGGCAAAGACAATCCCAGAAGTGGTGCTAAACTCAGGGCATAAGATTCCCAATTTAGGTTTTGGCACAGGAACAGTGCCCTTACCACCACCAGATGTGCTCATTCCTGCATTCATTGAAGCCATAAAAGTTGGCTACAGACACTTTGACACTGCAGCTTATTATGGTTCTGAGGGACCTCTTGGTGAAGCAATAGCACAAGCACTGGATCAAGGTCTCATTAAAAATCGTAGTGAGCTATTTATCACCACCAAACTCTGGTGCACGGAGGCTCATCCTGGTCTTGTTCTTCCAGCACTCAAGAGTTCATTACA GACACTGGGCCTAGAGTATGTGGATCTTTACCTGATCCATTTTCCAGTGAGGCTGAGGCAAGGAAGTAAGGGAATCAATTACGCCAAAGGCGACATTCTTCCTTTGGACATGAAAGGAACATGGGAAGACATGGAACAATGCTCTAAATTAGGTTTGGCCAAATCCATTGGTCTAAGCAATTTTGGGGTGAAAAAGATTTCTCAAATTCTTGAGAATGCTGTTATTCCTCCTGCTCTTGTTCAG GTGGAGATGAACGCAGCATGGAAACAGGAAAATCTGAGAAAATTCTGCAAAGAGAGAGGAATTCATGTGACTGCATGGTCCCCTCTGGGAGCCAATGGAGCTGTGTGGGGTTCCCTTGCTGTTATGGACAGTCCTATTCTGAAGGACATTGCATTGAAATCAGGCAAGAGTGTGGCACAG GTTGCACTGAGGTGGATAATAGAGGAAGGTGCAACTCCAATAGTGAAGAGCTTCAACAGTGAGAGAATGAGGAAAAATCTTCAGATTTTCGACTGGGAGCTGAGTGAGAGTGATTCAGAGAAGATTAAACAAATTCCACAGCACAGGGGTTTCAATGGTGAACGTTTTGTCACTGAGTTTAGCCATTTCAAAACTTTCGAAGATCTTTGGGAATGA